The segment ATTGAAATGATGCAAGTATGGCACAGGAAGACTGTTGTCACACTATCCATTGTTGTATACACTATTTAACTTAAATAAGTGTGATGTCAAAAGTTGGAGACTTCCagtgcacacagacaggaaatcaACAATGAACTGGAAATGTTGTCCAGAAGTTAATTATgcataatgataataatcaataaatgcACTCACCTGATGAGGAGATCTCTTAAATAGGCAAACTCACAGTGGGCTATGTTCTCAACTAataacaggagagagagagaaacaaacagacaggcagCATGAGGCTTAGCCCAAACAAACGATATGGCAGCTGTGAATTGTGACTGGTTGCTGGTGTGTTTCCAGAAGAGTCCACTAGGTGTAGTCAGTGATGTATGTCTCAATCAATTAGCACGTCCTGCCTAATTTCTCTGTTGCCAACTTCTTCTATTTAAGAGTCACTATGATGAGATAAAACCAAGTGCTCAAAAAATTCCTGCCAGACACGTGTTTGTGCACATCTGCAAAGAGCGCTCCACAGGAAATGAAACTCCCTTTATGAGACACTTGATAAGAGGGGTGGTGCTGCCTGTCTAGAGTGGATCAcataattaaatattgaatgaTGAACCCTGCAGTAAAAATGTATGCTAACAAAGCACATGGCTGAACTGATCAACTGAATACCTAgagctattttttttaaaagccagCTAttagtaatgataataatgattatCATAGTGACTGACTtatctctgtctcctcttcaaAGCCACTTCCGGTTCTGCTCTTATTATAATGGAGACTCCAGAGATGCAAGGTGAAGCAAGGTTAATCAAACTTACTACAGAACTGGCTGTAAAGCACTCAGTTGAACTTCGTCAATTAGTTAGCCAAATGTTACGAAAGGACACCCCCAGGTCAGTTATCTGCAAACTGATGATTTTATCCTGAAACCTTAAACACcatctaaaaaaatatttgaacttAAGAACTAAGGTATAAATGGGAGGTATGATGGGGGAAAGGGCTGCACCTTCAATAGTTCCCCACTTGGTCTTCCTCCCCAGCAGCCTCCTGCCATTGACCTGGTACTCCTGGTCACTGCCCACCACAGCAAATGGGATCATCTCCTGCTCAGCAATAGAAGAGACAAAAGATTTACAGAACATTCAAATGTATACAAAAATGGGACTGAAAGTAATTTAGGCTGATGGCTCTTGAGATAAAGAACACTGAaccacatatatatgtatgtatgttagtCCTCTCACCCTAATCTTCTCATTAATCATTCTATCCTCTGCATCCTCGTCAAATTCCTTCTGAGGGTACACGTCAATCCCGTTGGCTCGCAGTTCTTCCCTGATCTGATACAGAGTACAAAACGTTAATAAAGAATAGTTCTTAAGGGATACAATTAAGACCTTCAATTATTGGAGTTCTTAGACAGCTGTGTTTAAATGAAAGTGTAAAgacaaatggaaaagaaaaaaagaaaaagaaatgtatatgTAATGCATGACACTTCAATGCCATGAATCACTTTCTGTATGAATCCGGCTTAAAACCTCATGACAGATACCTGTGCATGCACCAAGCCTACTGTGCATGTGCATAcctcccaaacacacatacgcacacagacaATGTAAATAAAAAGCTCATCAAAAGATCATACATGTGGATTTAACAGGTCTAAAAAGGGgggcagcagaaaaaacaacaacaacaaaaaaaaaaaaaaaaaaaacctaggaAGAGACAGAAGTTACCTTCTTTTTGAAGAAATCCCTCTCCTCCAGGGTGAGTGTATCTGCCTTGGCAATGACTGGTACGATGTTGACCACTTTACTGAGACGCCTCATGAATTCTACATCAAGAGGTCGCAGACTGGGAGAGAGGTTGGAAAAGCAGACATTAACTACAGAAATGTGATGCATGGACGTGAAATTGCGACACAAAACTCTTCCACCAGAGGGCAGGTGTTCCCAACAATAGCCTGAATGGAAGAATAGAAGAACCATTGCCACATATTTGCAAATGACCGTCTAGCCATCAGCTTATCACGCACTGTAAAACATACCAAGCAGCTCCTTGATGAGACTGGAAAAACGTGTGATCAGTCTGAGGAGATTAGGGCTTTCctggaattaaataaaaagcatcTGTATGTGGGCACTGAACCCTGGCCTGATTCAGCCCTGTGCTTTGACAAAGAACGGTCCGCAAGGAACCTTTTACTGTCTTCTAAGAGCACACTCAGAGAGAGAAGTGCAAAATTGATTGAATGCATGAAGACACCCACAcagactctctgtctctctcgtcCTTCCTGCCTCTGTCCCATTAGGCCTTTTAAAGAAAAACCCTGAGCAGCTGCTGGCCACACCATGTGACATCTACACTGCTGGATCAACATTAAACGTTGCCGATGGCGCACAGAGACAGGGGGCTATTTCACACCAGCCCCCTGCCTGAGTAAAGACAgatcatgacacacacaaaaaaaaaaatagaggtgCAGCATTTGAATGGCACTTTGTGattaagtgtgtgtgctcaAAGAAGGCTGCGGATCCACAGCTGCTTTCAACATTTTCCCAAGACCTGCTGCTGAACTCACCAGAATTACACAAATGTTAAAGCTGTAAAATTGATGCTAAATCTACCTGATGGCTATACAAGACTGTAGGTACTGTTCCTGTAATTTCGTCTGCTAGGACACCCCAACCCCCTGACCTCCCAGCAGTGAGGGCCTGCATGAGGACAAtgtagagagggagggaagttTATGCAGCTCAATCAGAGACAGATGTGTCTGTAAGAGATCCAGGGAAAGGAACTGGGGACGCTGTGCTGCTTCAGGGAATGGAGAGAGCAGGCCATCTTTCCAGTGGTAGattgtttgagtgtgtgcacGCGCATGTTGATGTGTGTGGGTCGTGTAAATGATTTGTTTGTAACAAAAGAAGCTGTTCAAGTTTTGGTGTACggtcatataaataaaaagtaaggTCACCTCAGCGCTTTTGTTTAATGACTTGATTGATGAAACTATTATTTGGGGAAATACACTTACTTTTGTGGAGCACTGAAAGAACTGATGCAACTCAAAAGTCTGTGACCTAAACATGAAATAACTACCTGCAGCTAACCATCTTAACAAAAGAAACTGGAAACAAGTGGAAACAGTTAGCCTAGCAAAGTGCCATTTAAACAGTTTGGATTTTGTACAACCTTTTGTACAACCTTGTTTCTTCTGTTTCCAGCATTTATATTAGATTAACTTCTTTTACTTGTGCTTATCTTGAGTTTTTTCCTCATCCAAGGGTGATAGACGGCAGCACCAATTTAGTGTTACTGTGCTATCAGCTgtcccaaacaaacaaacaaattattattatttttttgtttcgttttgtttttttttgtttatgcaCACTTTCATGTACCACATGTCTAAGTATAGGTATATTAGGTATAGTAGAGTATTGGAACTTGACCTCACCAGTGTCCGGTCGGGGGGATGAAGTATATGCAGCAGTGAACTCTGGAGTCAGGGATCCGCTTCTTCCTGTTGATGTTGATCTCCTCCTGCAGGTACGCCTCGTACTGGTCGTTAATGAACTTCATGATGGGCTGCCAGCTAGATCACAACAGGAATGGAATCAGATGGTGAGATAAAAgaggaaagacacaaacagcattGAGGTcaaaaaggaagggaaggaggaaatgggtagaaggagggaaaagaagggaggagtgtgagaggaggaagatgaggatacaaaacaacaaaacagcaacaggaaaGGCAAAAAGGTAAAAGCGGGGGACTTCTGATTAGACAGTTCAAATGTCACAGCTGACATAGTGAAAGCTGTGGTGGTAGGATTTTACTATACCAGTTCTCATTGTTGATCTGATCTCCAAATCCTGGTGTGTCAATGACAGTCAGCTTCATTCTCACTCCCTTCTCCTCAATGTCtgccaaacaacaacaaacaccccAAGATCAGTTATTTCCAGCACTTTATATACAACTACCGAACTAGGAGttgtaaatttaatttattcagaaagtgatttaaggggaaaaaaacttgGTGGTCAAAGTAACAACTGACAGCTTTGGGACTGTTTGTTCTGAAAAGTTAAGAATACATTTCACAACAGCTTGAGCGCTAATGGCAGACTGCAATTAaagaaaattagatttaaaaaaggaagttaaacagagtgaaagaaaaataagataaCTCTTTGGAAAGACTACGTGAGCTGACAGATGATATAGtctgtgaaagagagaaaagcaaaaatatagTAACATTAACTAGTGACTGAGATAGCATAGTTCAGCTAACAGACCTACAGACCTAGAAAAATAACAGTTAATAATAAGGGCTGTCCCTTATTATTAACTGGTCTGTAGGACCTAAGCAAGGACTGAGGGGACCAAAATGACCATACCGTGACTGATAGACTTGATTTCGATTGTTTTGGGAATCTTCTCCTGGGCTGTGGCCAGCACCGACTTACGGCTGACTTTAGACTTGAAGAGTGTGTTCATCagagtagactttcccaggcCGCTCTGTCCTGTTAGTAAAAACAGTCAGAaattgacaaacacacatctcaaaatgatgaaaaaaaaaaaaaaaaaaaagaaggagagagagagagaaaagattgCTGGCACTGCAGGTAGCCGTCTGCACTCAGCATGACTCCATGCTGTTGGTCAATGGCCTGAAGCTGTGATGAGCTGCAGGCATCTGTCTGCACAAACGCTGCCATAAATATGTAAGAgcccaaaacaaacacaccatcaAAAAGACACGCTGGTTCcaagtttgtctgtttgtttgtttttttttagatgtgaACTGATGGACCACACATATATAAACCTTGTTTGTTGTGACACAATTCAATGCAACACTCTGGTATTAATGGGACAGGCcatttcttattattttacCTTTGAGGATAATTTTCAGTTGAATTATCTGcttgttgttttcatgtaaaaacTGACCAATAAAGCCATCTATCAGGTTAGGACAGACTGGGAGTAGAAGCTGGCAGTCAAATGACTATATGGATAGGACTATCACTGTCCCAGTTCGATATTACCTTTAATCTCCTCGTCACAGATCTGTGACGAGGAGATTAAAGGGGCTCACTGGGCAGTTCCTCTTCAGGTAAAAGTCAACAATTGTTGGTGGCACCCTCAAACACAGTCCCAGTCACATTCAAAGATTGATATGCACAACAAATTCATCACATGTGAAATTTGGACTTTATCTACTATAAAGCTTCTGAAACGGCTGTTTCCCCAAACTGCCCAATATTCTCTCACCAACTGTCCTACTGGTGATGTGGCACCAGAAGTCCCAGGCTCCATCCTGCATGTAGCCACAGCAGCACATATTTTGTTTAAAGCATTGATAAGTGTAAActattagcaaaaaaaaaaaaaaaaaactaaacaaaaaactgtaactAAGAAAagagattaaattaaaacattactGAAAATGCTAACAACCCATTGACCAATAAAGCATTTTGATATCTCTATTTTTAAGTGATGAAATAGAATTTCCCCTAAATGCAGAAACCACATGGCGACAGACTGCACTCAGTTTTCTTTACCACTGCCTGCAGAGCTATGCACAACCCAGTTTCAGccctgaggctgctgctgctgcttaggCAACCTTTTTTATTTGAGGATGAAACGCAGACCAACTGGCGCGACATCATCCAGAAGAGACATGCATTAGGGAGGTGAGGTGGGTTTTATGGTGGCCTGTCTACTATAGCGGTgtacgtgtgcatgtgtaattAGCTGTTGTTTTAAAAGGAGACTAATCACAGACTGATGGGGACTCAATGAAAAGGAGTTTTAAGTCGTTCTTTGCCTGGCAGCTTATCAAAATACATTTGAGGCCTTGGTGTTCTAACAAAATTTGATTAAAGAGAAAACTGC is part of the Echeneis naucrates chromosome 8, fEcheNa1.1, whole genome shotgun sequence genome and harbors:
- the septin9a gene encoding septin 9a isoform X5 codes for the protein MSEAVVPDAIISPAAVGLYGEKASGPAVDFSYVGIDAILEQMRRKAMKQGFELNIMVVGQSGLGKSTLMNTLFKSKVSRKSVLATAQEKIPKTIEIKSISHDIEEKGVRMKLTVIDTPGFGDQINNENCWQPIMKFINDQYEAYLQEEININRKKRIPDSRVHCCIYFIPPTGHCLRPLDVEFMRRLSKVVNIVPVIAKADTLTLEERDFFKKKIREELRANGIDVYPQKEFDEDAEDRMINEKIREMIPFAVVGSDQEYQVNGRRLLGRKTKWGTIEVENIAHCEFAYLRDLLIRTHMQNIKDITSSIHYEMYRVRRLNENNTVVAHANGIPEHHLAAHEM